One Cellulomonas soli DNA window includes the following coding sequences:
- the gtfA gene encoding sucrose phosphorylase produces the protein MRNQVQLITYADRLGGTIAGTAQVLHDVFGDSVGGVHLLPFFTPYDGADAGFDPVDHTAVDPRLGTWDDVRALARDRDVVVDVIVNHVSADSAAFEDVVRRGRASEHAALFLTFDDVFPDGAHEADLAAVYRPRPGLPLTPMTLGGERRLVWTTFTPQQVDIDVRAEAGRAYLTQILRTLADAGVRMIRLDAVGYAIKTAGTTCFMTPETFAFIDELTAQARGLGLDVLVEVHSYYQRQVEIGRRVDRVYDFALPPLVLHGLFTGDGAPLARWMRERPTNAVTVLDTHDGIGVIDVGPDQTEPDRPGLLRPGQIDALVEGIHDRSAGASRLATGQAASNLDLYQVNCTFYDALGRDDRRYLAARALQFFTPGIPQVYYVGALAGRNDLELLDDSGVGRDINRHRYTREDIDAEVSRPVVAALVALMRLRSTLEVFDGVFAFRTEDDDHVLHLDWSHEARSAALQVDLRTGDCVLEWTDGAAHGRTTDLLEDPPHR, from the coding sequence ATGCGCAACCAGGTCCAGCTCATCACGTACGCCGACCGGCTCGGCGGCACGATCGCCGGCACGGCCCAGGTGCTGCACGACGTCTTCGGCGACAGCGTCGGCGGGGTGCACCTGCTGCCCTTCTTCACCCCGTACGACGGCGCCGACGCCGGGTTCGACCCGGTCGACCACACGGCCGTCGACCCACGGCTGGGCACCTGGGACGACGTGCGCGCCCTCGCCCGCGACCGCGACGTCGTCGTCGACGTGATCGTCAACCACGTCTCGGCGGACTCCGCCGCGTTCGAGGACGTCGTGCGGCGGGGCCGGGCCTCCGAGCACGCGGCCCTGTTCCTCACGTTCGACGATGTGTTCCCCGACGGCGCGCACGAGGCCGACCTCGCCGCGGTGTACCGCCCTCGGCCCGGACTGCCGCTCACGCCGATGACGCTCGGTGGCGAGCGTCGCCTGGTCTGGACGACCTTCACGCCGCAGCAGGTCGACATCGACGTGCGCGCCGAGGCGGGCCGCGCGTACCTCACCCAGATCCTCCGGACCCTCGCCGACGCCGGGGTCAGGATGATCCGGCTCGACGCCGTGGGGTACGCGATCAAGACCGCCGGCACGACCTGCTTCATGACGCCCGAGACGTTCGCGTTCATCGACGAGCTCACCGCGCAGGCCCGCGGGCTCGGGCTCGACGTGCTCGTCGAGGTGCACTCCTACTACCAGCGGCAGGTCGAGATCGGTCGCCGCGTCGACCGGGTGTACGACTTCGCGCTGCCCCCGCTCGTGCTGCACGGGCTGTTCACGGGAGACGGCGCCCCGTTGGCCCGGTGGATGCGCGAACGGCCCACCAACGCGGTCACGGTGCTCGACACGCACGACGGCATCGGGGTCATCGACGTCGGCCCCGACCAGACCGAGCCCGACCGTCCCGGCCTGCTGCGGCCCGGGCAGATCGACGCGCTCGTCGAGGGCATCCACGACAGGTCCGCCGGCGCCTCACGCCTGGCCACCGGGCAGGCCGCCTCGAACCTCGACCTCTACCAGGTGAACTGCACGTTCTACGACGCGCTCGGGCGCGACGACCGCCGCTACCTGGCGGCGCGGGCGCTGCAGTTCTTCACCCCGGGGATCCCGCAGGTGTACTACGTCGGTGCGCTCGCCGGGCGCAACGACCTCGAGCTGCTCGACGACTCCGGCGTGGGCCGCGACATCAACCGCCACCGGTACACCCGCGAGGACATCGACGCCGAGGTGAGCCGACCGGTCGTCGCCGCGCTGGTCGCGCTCATGCGGCTGCGCAGCACGCTCGAGGTGTTCGACGGCGTCTTCGCGTTCCGCACCGAGGACGACGACCACGTCCTGCACCTGGACTGGTCCCACGAGGCACGCTCCGCCGCCCTGCAGGTGGACCTGCGGACGGGCGACTGCGTGCTCGAGTGGACGGACGGCGCCGCGCACGGCCGCACGACGGACCTCCTGGAGGACCCGCCGCACCGCTGA
- a CDS encoding 2-hydroxyacid dehydrogenase has product MSARPRIVCPSGEGGLAALFDASPLRERLEAVGDLTVHLDVPDDAQVRARLADADAGLLSTHLTSDTLRAIGGRTRLLAFTGTGAASYVDLPTAREHGIAVSNVTGYGDRAVAEHALALLLGAARSVAVGDRTVRAGDWSGMLGPELGGMRIGVVGFGGIGRTFAQIAAALGMHVHAWDRSPHPDLTALAGPDARWLELDELLATCDAVSLHLPLTPQTRGLLTLERLDLLRPGTILVNTARGELIAPGALATRLARGDLLAAIDVFDPEPLPADDPLLQAPGTTFTPHLGFRTPQALRRMAEGTVECVERFFAGDPVRIVN; this is encoded by the coding sequence GTGAGCGCCCGTCCCCGCATCGTGTGTCCCAGTGGTGAGGGCGGCCTGGCCGCCCTCTTCGACGCCTCGCCCCTGCGCGAGCGGCTCGAGGCGGTCGGTGACCTGACCGTGCACCTCGACGTCCCGGACGACGCGCAGGTCCGCGCACGACTGGCGGACGCGGACGCCGGGCTGCTGTCCACCCACCTGACGTCCGACACCCTGCGGGCGATCGGCGGACGCACCCGGCTCCTGGCGTTCACCGGCACCGGCGCGGCCTCCTACGTCGATCTGCCCACGGCACGCGAGCACGGCATCGCGGTCTCGAACGTCACCGGCTACGGCGACCGGGCGGTGGCCGAGCACGCGCTCGCGCTGCTGCTCGGTGCGGCCCGCTCGGTCGCGGTCGGCGACCGGACGGTGCGCGCGGGCGACTGGTCGGGCATGCTCGGCCCGGAACTGGGCGGCATGCGGATCGGCGTCGTCGGCTTCGGCGGGATCGGACGCACGTTCGCGCAGATCGCCGCCGCGCTGGGCATGCACGTGCACGCGTGGGACCGCTCGCCCCACCCGGACCTGACCGCCCTGGCCGGCCCGGACGCCCGCTGGCTCGAGCTGGACGAGCTGCTCGCGACGTGCGACGCGGTGAGCCTGCACCTGCCACTGACCCCGCAGACCCGCGGCCTGCTGACCCTCGAGCGGCTCGACCTGCTGCGACCCGGCACGATCCTGGTGAACACCGCCCGCGGCGAGCTCATCGCCCCCGGCGCGCTCGCGACCCGGCTGGCCCGTGGCGACCTGCTCGCCGCGATCGACGTGTTCGACCCCGAACCCTTGCCCGCCGACGACCCGCTGCTCCAGGCGCCCGGCACCACGTTCACGCCGCACCTCGGCTTCCGCACCCCGCAGGCCCTGCGGCGGATGGCCGAGGGCACGGTGGAGTGCGTCGAGCGCTTCTTCGCCGGCGACCCCGTCCGGATCGTCAACTGA
- a CDS encoding wax ester/triacylglycerol synthase domain-containing protein translates to MTGERVGAGDLVEWLTDVGPAPKQVGALLVLGGSDIDVMDVERVLVERFGKLRRFGQRLEQSGRGRPRWVDAGAQSVAGQVSRLTCPAPGDQEALLAVATAALTRPLDRSGPLWRAEVVDGLAGGGVAVVLVLHHVLADGLGGLAVLSRLVDDSSEPVPAGGVVGAPGAPRGSGAPRPVVLPADASAVRVRRRVGAPRTSLNVPTGPRRVTVVVEADLATTKAAGRTRGATVNDVLLVVVAGAAGRLLRARGEDVDALVVSVAVATRAPDAAHGLGNHVGVMPVRVPLHGSAGDRLAAVTRQTRRHKGHARRTSTALVRPLFRLAVATGTYQRVIENQRLVNIFLTNMIGPTSPITFAGASVERLVPIVVGAGNVPTAFAALSYAGTLTVSVDVDPDAVPEVEALTAALNDELQEVLALAPPEPS, encoded by the coding sequence GTGACAGGTGAGCGAGTCGGCGCCGGAGATCTGGTCGAGTGGCTGACGGACGTCGGACCGGCGCCCAAGCAGGTCGGCGCGCTGCTGGTGCTGGGTGGTTCCGACATCGACGTGATGGACGTCGAGCGGGTGCTCGTCGAGCGGTTCGGGAAGCTGCGACGGTTCGGTCAGCGGCTCGAGCAGTCCGGGCGGGGTCGCCCGCGGTGGGTTGATGCCGGTGCCCAGTCGGTCGCCGGTCAGGTCAGTCGTCTCACCTGTCCGGCGCCAGGTGATCAGGAGGCGCTGCTGGCGGTGGCGACGGCGGCGCTGACCCGGCCGCTGGACCGGTCCGGGCCGTTGTGGCGTGCGGAGGTCGTGGACGGGCTCGCGGGCGGAGGCGTGGCCGTCGTGCTTGTTCTGCACCACGTGCTGGCCGACGGGCTCGGTGGGTTGGCGGTGCTGTCGCGCCTGGTCGACGACTCGTCCGAGCCGGTGCCAGCGGGCGGGGTGGTGGGGGCACCCGGAGCCCCGCGGGGTTCGGGCGCGCCGAGGCCGGTGGTCCTGCCGGCCGATGCCTCGGCGGTGCGGGTCCGTCGTCGGGTCGGGGCCCCGCGCACCTCGCTCAACGTCCCGACCGGCCCGCGGCGGGTGACGGTCGTCGTCGAGGCGGACCTCGCGACGACGAAGGCCGCGGGGCGGACGCGCGGCGCAACCGTGAACGACGTCCTGCTGGTGGTCGTCGCCGGGGCGGCGGGCCGATTGCTGCGGGCTCGGGGGGAGGACGTCGACGCGCTCGTCGTGTCGGTCGCGGTGGCCACCCGCGCGCCGGACGCGGCGCACGGGCTCGGCAACCATGTCGGCGTCATGCCCGTGCGGGTGCCGTTGCATGGGTCGGCGGGGGATCGGCTGGCGGCTGTCACCCGGCAGACACGGCGGCACAAGGGGCATGCCCGTCGCACCTCGACCGCGCTGGTCCGGCCGCTGTTCCGTCTGGCCGTGGCCACGGGGACCTACCAGCGGGTCATCGAGAACCAACGGCTCGTGAACATCTTCCTCACCAACATGATCGGTCCGACCAGCCCGATCACGTTCGCGGGTGCGTCTGTCGAGCGGCTGGTGCCGATCGTCGTCGGCGCCGGGAACGTGCCGACGGCGTTCGCCGCCCTGTCCTACGCGGGCACGCTCACGGTGTCCGTGGACGTCGACCCGGACGCCGTGCCGGAGGTCGAGGCGCTCACCGCGGCGCTCAACGACGAGCTGCAGGAAGTCCTCGCGCTGGCGCCGCCTGAGCCCTCCTGA
- a CDS encoding ATP-binding protein produces MTGRPSGVRGWWGRSLRLRLTAVTAGLLCLALVAGAVALTAVLSRSRVAALDDIVRARATTVATLAAEDRMPDALPVAEPGEIVQVLDADGRVLATSPTASRTLPLLPLTELSRLAGDVPADQVALATTTASGYDGSARVAVVGVEVAGSPATVVASMPLQEVQGLLSALRVSLIGVVPVLTALLALAVWLALGRALHPVDQLRRAAEQVAVTGGPGALPVPRGDDELAALARTLNRMLDRLEEASARQRSFVADAAHELRSPIAALRAALDVARSHPDSYAPGELVEELAGEVARMQALVDDLLLLARVGSRPLRAARVDLREVVEQVLAAPGAPWTTVAAGVAGAAGTPGVTVQVIGDGVATADAGALARAVRNLVENAARHAASAVQVTLDAGRVIVDDDGSGIAEPDRERVFERFVRLDDSRQRGAGGAGLGLAIARELAREQGGDIALQPAPAGGLRAVLTVPRG; encoded by the coding sequence GTGACCGGCCGTCCGTCAGGTGTGCGCGGCTGGTGGGGCCGGTCCCTGCGACTCCGCCTCACGGCGGTCACCGCCGGGCTGCTGTGCCTAGCGCTCGTCGCGGGCGCCGTCGCCCTCACCGCCGTACTGTCCCGCAGCCGCGTCGCCGCCCTCGACGACATCGTCCGCGCCCGCGCGACCACCGTGGCCACCCTGGCCGCCGAGGACCGCATGCCCGACGCCCTGCCCGTGGCCGAACCGGGCGAGATCGTCCAGGTGCTCGACGCCGACGGCCGCGTGCTCGCCACCTCACCCACCGCCAGCCGCACCCTGCCCCTGCTCCCGCTCACCGAGCTCAGCCGCCTCGCCGGCGACGTGCCCGCCGACCAGGTCGCCCTCGCCACGACGACCGCGTCCGGGTACGACGGGTCCGCCCGCGTGGCCGTCGTCGGCGTCGAGGTCGCCGGGTCGCCCGCGACCGTGGTGGCGAGCATGCCGCTGCAGGAGGTGCAGGGACTCCTGTCGGCGTTGCGCGTCTCGCTCATCGGCGTCGTACCCGTGCTCACCGCGCTGCTCGCCCTGGCCGTCTGGCTCGCCCTCGGACGTGCCCTGCACCCCGTCGACCAACTGCGCCGCGCCGCCGAGCAGGTCGCCGTCACCGGCGGCCCCGGCGCCCTGCCCGTGCCACGCGGCGACGACGAGCTGGCCGCCCTGGCCCGCACCCTCAACCGCATGCTCGACCGGCTCGAAGAAGCCTCCGCCCGGCAACGCAGCTTCGTCGCCGACGCCGCCCACGAGCTGCGCTCACCCATCGCCGCACTTCGAGCCGCCCTCGACGTCGCCCGGTCCCACCCCGACTCCTACGCGCCCGGCGAGCTCGTCGAGGAGCTCGCGGGGGAGGTCGCCCGCATGCAGGCGCTGGTCGACGACCTGCTGCTGCTCGCCCGCGTCGGCTCCCGGCCTCTGCGGGCCGCCCGGGTCGACCTGCGCGAGGTGGTCGAGCAGGTGCTTGCGGCTCCGGGGGCACCCTGGACGACGGTCGCTGCCGGGGTGGCTGGCGCAGCGGGCACCCCCGGCGTGACCGTGCAGGTCATCGGCGACGGCGTCGCGACGGCGGATGCCGGGGCACTCGCCCGTGCCGTCCGCAACCTTGTCGAGAACGCGGCGCGGCATGCCGCCAGCGCGGTCCAGGTCACGCTCGACGCAGGCCGGGTGATCGTCGACGACGACGGCTCGGGCATCGCCGAACCAGACCGCGAGCGCGTCTTCGAACGATTCGTGCGGCTCGACGACTCCCGCCAGCGCGGTGCGGGCGGCGCCGGGCTCGGGTTGGCGATCGCCCGAGAGCTCGCTCGCGAGCAGGGTGGGGACATCGCCCTGCAGCCAGCTCCTGCGGGCGGACTGCGCGCCGTTCTCACTGTGCCGCGCGGCTGA
- a CDS encoding response regulator transcription factor gives MRVLVVDDEVTLVRALRRGLTAEGFAVDVAHDGDTGFDLAVDHDYDAIVLDVMLPRRNGYDVVTALRAAGVWTPVLMLSAKDGEHDVADGLDVGADDYLTKPFSFVVLVARLRALVRRPAQARPAVLQVGDVVLDPATREVARAGRPVELTARETALLEYLMRHADRVVGKVELRDHVWDGPGEDVNVVEVYVGYLRRKLGRDAVTTVRGAGYRVGA, from the coding sequence GTGCGCGTGCTGGTGGTCGACGACGAGGTCACGCTCGTGCGCGCCCTGCGTCGGGGGCTGACCGCCGAGGGGTTCGCGGTCGACGTCGCGCACGACGGCGACACGGGGTTCGACCTGGCCGTGGACCACGACTACGACGCGATCGTGCTCGATGTGATGCTCCCGCGCCGCAACGGCTACGACGTGGTGACCGCGCTGCGCGCCGCCGGGGTCTGGACGCCCGTGCTGATGCTCAGCGCCAAGGACGGCGAGCACGACGTCGCCGACGGGCTGGACGTCGGCGCCGACGACTACCTGACCAAGCCGTTCTCGTTCGTCGTGCTCGTGGCCCGCCTGCGCGCGCTGGTACGTCGACCCGCGCAGGCCCGGCCGGCCGTGCTCCAGGTCGGCGACGTGGTCCTGGACCCTGCCACCCGCGAGGTCGCCCGTGCCGGCCGACCCGTCGAGCTCACCGCGCGCGAGACCGCCCTCCTGGAGTACCTCATGCGGCACGCCGACCGCGTCGTCGGCAAGGTCGAGCTGCGCGACCACGTCTGGGACGGGCCCGGTGAGGACGTCAACGTCGTCGAGGTCTACGTCGGCTACCTGCGCCGCAAGCTCGGCCGCGACGCCGTGACCACGGTGCGCGGCGCCGGGTACCGGGTGGGCGCGTGA
- a CDS encoding ABC transporter ATP-binding protein yields MEAIVTAGLTKRFGRPGTGQTAVDGIDLHVPAGAVYGFLGPNGSGKTTTIRMLLGLVRPTSGEAWVLGGPMPQAAASVLPRVGALVEGPAFHPYLSGRANLARLDAADATADPRTARRRTDDALDRVGLGAAALKPYRQYSLGMKQRLGLAAALLRPRDLMILDEPTNGLDPQGTREVRHLVRDLAAAGTTVLVSSHLLAEIEQVCTHVGIMSRGHLLLQGPRELLMEHGAPRVVVTTATSQASEAAQVLVGLGVEQVAVEGAVVTGTLGPVPPAKASAALVHAGVELVGFEVRTPSLEQVFVELTGEGFDVAR; encoded by the coding sequence ATGGAGGCGATCGTCACCGCCGGGCTGACCAAGCGGTTCGGTCGGCCCGGCACCGGCCAGACGGCCGTCGACGGCATCGACCTGCACGTGCCCGCCGGCGCGGTGTACGGGTTCCTCGGCCCGAACGGGTCGGGCAAGACGACCACGATCCGCATGCTCCTCGGCCTGGTCCGGCCCACCAGCGGTGAGGCGTGGGTGCTCGGCGGGCCGATGCCGCAGGCCGCCGCGTCGGTGCTGCCACGAGTCGGCGCACTCGTCGAGGGTCCGGCGTTCCACCCGTACCTGTCGGGGCGGGCCAACCTCGCCCGGCTGGACGCCGCCGACGCGACCGCCGACCCGCGCACCGCCCGACGTCGCACCGACGACGCGCTCGACCGGGTCGGTCTGGGCGCCGCGGCGCTCAAGCCGTACCGGCAGTACTCGCTGGGCATGAAGCAGCGGCTCGGCCTGGCTGCGGCTCTGCTGCGCCCACGGGACCTGATGATCCTGGACGAGCCGACCAACGGTCTCGACCCGCAGGGCACGCGCGAGGTCCGGCACCTGGTGCGCGACCTGGCGGCCGCGGGCACGACCGTGCTCGTCTCCTCGCACCTGCTGGCCGAGATCGAGCAGGTGTGCACGCACGTGGGGATCATGAGCCGCGGGCACCTGCTACTGCAGGGGCCGCGCGAGCTGCTCATGGAGCACGGCGCCCCGCGCGTCGTCGTCACGACGGCCACGTCGCAGGCCTCGGAGGCCGCCCAGGTCCTCGTCGGTCTCGGCGTCGAGCAGGTGGCGGTCGAGGGGGCCGTGGTCACGGGGACGCTCGGCCCGGTGCCACCGGCCAAGGCGTCGGCGGCGCTCGTGCACGCCGGCGTCGAGCTGGTGGGGTTCGAGGTGCGCACCCCGAGCCTGGAACAGGTCTTCGTCGAGCTGACCGGGGAGGGCTTCGATGTCGCCCGCTGA
- a CDS encoding ABC transporter permease gives MSPADTTAAPATGTALPPVPVVRGAGWRLQRSELRLVLLRKRTLALLTGLALVPLLLGLVLYFTQDSALGGQGPGFVARVTGNGLFLVVASLFLCLPFLLPLTVGIVAGDAIAGEASAGTLRYLLAVPVGRTRLLLVKAVTALAFALAAVLAVTLVALVTGAVLFGWSDVTLLSGSTVPLADGVLRMLGVAGYVALSLTGLVAVGLFFSTLTEVPVGAMAATVVVAVVSSVLDSLPQLSAIQPWLLTHHWFDFAEFLRIDVGWDVLGQGLAVQAAWVAVFGALAWSRFTTADVSS, from the coding sequence ATGTCGCCCGCTGACACGACCGCCGCGCCCGCGACGGGCACCGCGCTGCCGCCCGTGCCCGTGGTCCGCGGCGCCGGGTGGCGGCTGCAGCGCTCGGAGCTGCGGCTCGTGCTGCTGCGCAAGCGCACGCTCGCCCTGCTCACCGGCCTCGCCCTGGTGCCGCTGCTGCTCGGCCTGGTGCTCTACTTCACGCAGGACTCCGCGCTCGGCGGTCAAGGGCCCGGGTTCGTCGCCCGGGTGACCGGCAACGGGCTGTTCCTCGTGGTGGCCTCGCTGTTCCTGTGCCTGCCGTTCCTGCTGCCGCTGACAGTCGGGATCGTCGCGGGCGACGCGATCGCGGGCGAGGCCTCCGCCGGCACCCTGCGCTACTTGCTGGCCGTCCCCGTCGGCCGTACACGGCTGCTGCTCGTCAAGGCCGTGACCGCGCTCGCGTTCGCGCTGGCCGCGGTCCTGGCAGTCACGCTCGTCGCGCTCGTGACCGGGGCGGTGCTGTTCGGCTGGTCGGACGTCACGCTGCTGTCGGGGTCGACCGTCCCGCTGGCCGACGGTGTGCTGCGGATGCTCGGCGTGGCCGGGTACGTGGCGCTGTCGTTGACCGGGCTGGTCGCCGTTGGGCTGTTCTTCTCGACGCTGACCGAGGTCCCGGTCGGGGCCATGGCCGCGACCGTGGTCGTCGCGGTTGTCTCCTCCGTGCTCGACTCGCTCCCGCAGCTCTCGGCGATCCAGCCGTGGCTGCTCACGCACCACTGGTTCGACTTCGCCGAGTTCCTGCGCATCGACGTCGGCTGGGACGTGCTCGGGCAGGGGCTCGCGGTGCAGGCCGCCTGGGTCGCGGTGTTCGGCGCCCTGGCGTGGAGCCGGTTCACCACGGCCGACGTCTCGTCCTGA
- a CDS encoding methyl-accepting chemotaxis protein: MPERVVSLAAEISAVTASKLGGIDRMATSTKMLALNALIEATHAGEKGRGFAVVAREVGQVAEQARALATALTDELEPRIESLTALGTELVAQVRGQRLADLALNVIELMDRNLYERSCDVRWWATDSSLVDALVDALADPSAAARAGERLAVILRNYTVYLDLWLADADGKVVAHAAHGRPGVVGADVSHAPWFRAAMATTDGDDYAALDVERHAALGSTVATYATAVRAGGATHGRAIGALGVFFDWERQAQGIVEGVRLSPEEWERTRVLVVGRDGTVLAASDRRGVLEERIDLRTGGRASGSYEEGARTVGFAGTPGYETYAGLGWSGVLVQG, encoded by the coding sequence GTGCCCGAACGCGTCGTCTCGTTGGCCGCGGAGATCAGCGCGGTCACGGCGAGCAAGCTCGGCGGGATCGACCGCATGGCCACGAGCACGAAGATGCTCGCGCTCAACGCGCTGATCGAGGCGACGCACGCCGGCGAGAAGGGTCGCGGGTTCGCGGTCGTCGCGCGTGAGGTCGGTCAGGTCGCCGAGCAGGCTCGTGCGCTGGCCACCGCGCTGACCGACGAGCTCGAACCCCGGATCGAGAGCCTGACGGCTCTGGGCACCGAGCTGGTCGCGCAGGTGCGGGGGCAGCGGCTGGCCGACCTGGCGCTCAACGTCATCGAGCTGATGGACCGCAACCTGTACGAGCGCAGCTGCGACGTGCGCTGGTGGGCCACGGACTCCTCCCTTGTCGACGCGCTGGTCGACGCGCTGGCCGACCCTTCGGCGGCGGCGCGGGCGGGGGAGCGCCTGGCGGTGATCCTGCGCAACTACACGGTCTACCTCGACCTGTGGCTCGCCGACGCGGACGGGAAGGTCGTCGCGCACGCGGCGCACGGTCGCCCGGGCGTGGTCGGCGCGGACGTGTCGCACGCGCCCTGGTTCCGGGCGGCGATGGCCACGACGGACGGCGACGACTACGCCGCGCTCGACGTCGAACGGCACGCGGCCCTGGGGTCGACGGTCGCGACGTACGCGACCGCGGTCCGGGCCGGTGGTGCCACGCACGGGCGGGCGATCGGCGCGCTCGGGGTGTTCTTCGACTGGGAGCGGCAGGCGCAGGGGATCGTCGAGGGCGTGCGCCTCTCGCCCGAGGAGTGGGAGCGCACGCGTGTGCTCGTCGTCGGCCGCGACGGCACGGTCCTGGCCGCCTCCGACCGGCGCGGCGTCCTGGAGGAGCGGATCGACCTGCGCACCGGGGGACGGGCCTCGGGCTCCTACGAGGAGGGTGCGCGCACCGTCGGCTTCGCGGGCACGCCGGGGTACGAGACGTACGCGGGTCTGGGCTGGTCCGGGGTGCTCGTCCAGGGCTGA
- the rlmC gene encoding 23S rRNA (uracil(747)-C(5))-methyltransferase RlmC codes for MQCDYYDAGRCRSCTLIEQPYDAQLLAKEQHCRDLVPGADVVWLPPVAGPEQGFRTKAKMVAGGTLDEPTLGILDADGRGVDLRSCGLYPADLQRAFPVVAAFVTRAAITPYDVPSRTGELKHVLVTRSPDGELMVRFVLRSQEAVSRIRKHLPWLHEALPAVRVVSVNLLPEHRAVLEGEREILLTEASTLRMRVNDIDLHLRPQSFFQTNTDIAAALYRQAQAWVDALAPASVWDLYCGVGGFALHCARSAAGTERDVVGIETSSEAVASARLSARELGLTRVRFEAGDATAFALGSSHAPDLVVVNPPRRGIGPELSRWLEGSSVRQVVYSSCHAESLARDLAAMPSLRPSRAQLLDMFPQTPHYEVLTLLERR; via the coding sequence GTGCAGTGCGACTACTACGACGCCGGTCGGTGCCGTTCCTGCACCCTCATCGAGCAGCCGTACGACGCCCAGCTGCTCGCCAAGGAGCAGCACTGCCGCGACCTCGTCCCCGGTGCCGACGTCGTGTGGCTGCCCCCGGTCGCCGGCCCGGAGCAGGGCTTTCGCACCAAGGCCAAGATGGTCGCCGGCGGCACGCTCGACGAGCCCACGCTCGGCATCCTCGACGCGGACGGCCGCGGCGTCGACCTGCGGTCCTGCGGTCTGTACCCGGCGGACCTGCAGCGCGCGTTCCCGGTGGTCGCCGCGTTCGTCACCCGGGCCGCGATCACCCCGTACGACGTGCCATCGCGGACCGGCGAGCTCAAGCACGTGCTGGTCACCCGCTCGCCGGACGGAGAGCTCATGGTGCGGTTCGTGCTGCGCTCGCAGGAGGCCGTCTCCCGGATCCGCAAGCACCTGCCCTGGCTGCACGAGGCTCTGCCCGCGGTCCGCGTGGTGTCCGTCAACCTGCTGCCCGAGCACCGCGCGGTGCTCGAGGGCGAGCGCGAGATCTTGCTCACCGAGGCCTCCACCCTGCGCATGCGGGTCAACGACATCGACCTGCACCTGCGCCCGCAGAGCTTCTTCCAGACCAACACCGACATCGCGGCGGCGCTCTACCGTCAGGCGCAGGCCTGGGTCGACGCGCTCGCACCGGCGTCCGTGTGGGACCTGTACTGCGGTGTCGGCGGGTTCGCCCTGCACTGCGCCCGCTCGGCGGCCGGCACCGAGCGCGACGTCGTCGGCATCGAGACCAGCAGCGAGGCCGTCGCCAGCGCCCGGCTCAGCGCGCGCGAGCTCGGGCTCACGCGGGTGCGCTTCGAGGCCGGTGACGCCACGGCCTTCGCCCTGGGCTCGTCGCACGCACCCGACCTGGTCGTCGTGAACCCGCCGCGCCGGGGGATCGGTCCCGAGCTGAGCAGGTGGCTGGAGGGCTCGTCCGTGCGGCAGGTCGTGTACTCCAGCTGCCACGCCGAGTCGCTCGCCCGGGACCTGGCCGCCATGCCCTCGCTGCGACCGAGTCGGGCCCAGCTGCTCGACATGTTCCCGCAGACCCCGCACTACGAGGTCCTCACGCTGCTCGAACGCCGCTGA
- a CDS encoding helix-turn-helix domain-containing protein gives MARRTPDDDSLSAATRALADATATLSKIIGKQVASVGTEVTETVAASLREASRGLADASESVERSTHGLRADERRRQKVDRTRADLLAAAGRVFAARGYEGASVGDIAIEAGYTKGALYAHFGSKSALFLEFARVTLEHETRDGQEIDDLATTLEASMAATVGDPVTLVALEIMAYGIRHPESRPELAPLLRASWDWMAERVRDDRVRRERRAAGVAGLPAVMPAPTAQDRDTALGLVASTNLAVMFGALAHDPSEATAAGSRLVHRLLED, from the coding sequence ATGGCCCGCCGCACACCGGACGACGACTCCCTCAGCGCAGCCACGCGCGCGCTCGCCGACGCGACCGCGACGCTGAGCAAGATCATCGGCAAGCAGGTCGCCTCGGTCGGCACCGAGGTCACCGAGACCGTCGCCGCCTCCCTGCGCGAGGCCTCACGCGGCCTGGCCGACGCGTCCGAGTCCGTCGAACGCAGCACGCACGGCCTGCGCGCCGACGAACGCCGCCGGCAGAAGGTCGACCGCACCCGCGCGGACCTGCTGGCGGCGGCCGGCCGGGTCTTCGCCGCACGCGGCTACGAGGGCGCCTCGGTCGGGGACATCGCGATCGAGGCCGGGTACACCAAGGGCGCCCTCTACGCGCACTTCGGCTCCAAGAGCGCGCTGTTCCTGGAGTTCGCCCGCGTGACTCTGGAGCACGAGACCCGGGACGGGCAGGAGATCGACGACCTCGCCACGACGCTCGAGGCGTCGATGGCGGCCACCGTCGGCGACCCCGTCACGCTTGTGGCCCTCGAGATCATGGCCTACGGCATCCGGCACCCCGAGTCCCGGCCCGAGCTGGCACCCCTGCTGCGCGCGTCCTGGGACTGGATGGCCGAACGAGTCCGAGACGACCGCGTGCGGCGCGAGCGCAGGGCCGCCGGGGTCGCCGGGCTGCCGGCCGTGATGCCCGCACCCACCGCGCAGGATCGCGACACCGCGCTCGGGCTCGTCGCCTCGACGAACCTGGCGGTCATGTTCGGGGCGCTCGCGCACGACCCGTCGGAGGCGACCGCCGCCGGCTCGCGGCTCGTGCATCGGCTGCTGGAGGACTGA